From the Clostridiales bacterium FE2011 genome, one window contains:
- a CDS encoding HAMP domain-containing histidine kinase yields MVGYILSGILLLILAALACRRIWETRRLKRLSENMEDYLMGIGGNLPLSLREDTIAQVENAATEMQNRIDVAEERFRQEARRTSALTADISHQLKTPLASLRLYCEMDSSAHCDQQIAQIERMETLISSLLRLEKLCADGYEFTFEEHNIRQMILKDWEQMRSLWPEKTLTVEGEAVIRCDERWLSEAFRNLIKNACEHTAENGHIRIFMEQTDRFFYCTLEDDGGGADPKDLPHLFDRFYRAKNQSSKGAGLGLAIVKEIIYRHHGQILAQNAKKGLKFTISIPVLDMINK; encoded by the coding sequence ATGGTCGGATACATCCTCAGCGGAATCCTCCTGCTGATCCTGGCGGCACTGGCCTGCCGCCGCATATGGGAGACAAGGCGGCTGAAAAGGCTGTCCGAAAATATGGAGGACTACCTGATGGGAATCGGCGGGAACCTGCCGCTTTCCCTGCGGGAGGATACCATCGCGCAGGTGGAAAATGCCGCAACGGAGATGCAGAACCGCATTGATGTGGCGGAGGAACGATTCCGCCAGGAGGCAAGGCGCACCAGCGCCCTGACGGCGGATATTTCCCACCAGCTGAAGACGCCGCTGGCCTCCCTGCGCCTATATTGCGAAATGGACTCCAGCGCCCACTGCGACCAGCAGATTGCCCAGATTGAGCGGATGGAAACGCTGATCAGCAGCCTGCTGCGGCTGGAAAAGCTCTGCGCGGACGGATATGAATTTACTTTTGAAGAGCACAATATCCGGCAGATGATCCTGAAGGACTGGGAACAGATGCGCTCCCTGTGGCCAGAAAAGACGCTGACAGTGGAGGGGGAGGCGGTGATCCGCTGCGACGAAAGGTGGCTGTCGGAAGCCTTCCGGAACCTGATCAAAAACGCCTGCGAGCATACCGCCGAGAACGGGCACATCCGCATCTTTATGGAACAGACGGACCGGTTCTTTTACTGTACCCTGGAAGATGACGGCGGCGGAGCGGATCCGAAAGACCTGCCCCATCTGTTTGACCGGTTTTACCGGGCCAAGAATCAGTCCAGCAAAGGAGCCGGCCTGGGCCTGGCCATTGTAAAGGAAATCATTTACAGGCACCACGGGCAGATCCTTGCGCAGAACGCGAAGAAGGGCCTGAAGTTTACGATCTCGATCCCGGTGCTGGATATGATAAATAAATGA
- a CDS encoding response regulator transcription factor, with the protein MNTILLVEDDTALREGLTELFGRDGYEVIACGCLREAREKLTDAVQVIVMDVGLPDGDGVSLCREWRDAGETRPVLFLTARGEEFDVVRGLDSGGNDYVTKPFRMQELLSRVRVLLRGSQAARPVSRGGFVVDRDRMQVLKDGEALPLTLTEFKIVTMLMDHSAVVPRERLLEVLWDDGGKFIDDNTLSVHMSRLREKVGAEHINTIRGVGYQWSDTSSAESSC; encoded by the coding sequence ATGAATACCATACTGCTGGTGGAAGACGATACAGCCCTCCGGGAGGGATTGACTGAACTGTTCGGCCGGGACGGGTATGAAGTGATTGCCTGCGGCTGCCTGCGGGAAGCCCGGGAAAAACTGACGGACGCGGTGCAGGTGATCGTTATGGATGTGGGCCTGCCGGACGGAGACGGGGTCAGCCTGTGCCGGGAATGGCGGGACGCCGGCGAAACCCGACCGGTGCTTTTCCTGACTGCCCGGGGCGAAGAGTTTGACGTGGTCCGGGGACTGGACTCCGGCGGCAACGACTATGTGACCAAGCCCTTCCGGATGCAGGAGCTGCTCAGCCGGGTGCGTGTGCTGCTGCGCGGCAGCCAGGCAGCGCGGCCGGTCAGCCGGGGCGGATTTGTGGTTGACCGGGACCGGATGCAGGTGCTGAAGGACGGGGAAGCACTTCCGCTGACGCTGACGGAATTCAAGATTGTGACGATGCTGATGGATCACTCGGCCGTGGTGCCGCGGGAACGCCTGCTGGAGGTTCTGTGGGATGACGGCGGAAAGTTTATTGATGACAATACGCTGTCGGTCCATATGAGCCGGCTGCGGGAGAAGGTCGGAGCAGAGCACATCAACACCATACGGGGAGTGGGATATCAATGGTCGGATACATCCTCAGCGGAATCCTCCTGCTGA
- a CDS encoding ABC transporter ATP-binding protein has product MEMIRCEDLRKTYGSGSSEVHAVDGISLSFEQGTFTAITGKSGSGKSTLLHLLSGLDRPTSGKVMYQDNNLFQYNDNQLSVLRRRRFGFVFQAYNLVRELTGQENILLPVMLDNRKPDEQYLKRLTEMLGVEDRLNHLPGALSGGQQQRICIARALANKPSILFADEPTGNLDGKTGREVLTLMRTISNELGITMILVTHDLGVAEQADRIIRLEDGKIAEDSGEGAHPITSDGGDYTGRKSSDGTRRGSVG; this is encoded by the coding sequence ATGGAAATGATTCGTTGTGAAGATCTGAGGAAAACCTACGGAAGCGGCAGCAGTGAGGTGCATGCCGTGGATGGCATCAGCCTTTCTTTTGAGCAGGGCACCTTTACGGCCATCACCGGAAAGAGCGGCAGCGGCAAATCCACCCTGCTTCACCTTCTGTCCGGCCTGGACAGGCCTACATCCGGCAAAGTGATGTATCAGGACAACAACCTGTTTCAATATAACGACAACCAGCTGTCGGTGCTGCGGAGGCGCCGGTTCGGCTTTGTGTTCCAGGCATACAACCTGGTGAGGGAGCTGACAGGACAGGAGAATATCCTGCTGCCGGTGATGCTGGACAACCGGAAACCGGACGAACAGTACCTGAAACGGCTCACAGAAATGCTGGGAGTTGAGGACCGGCTGAACCACCTGCCCGGAGCCCTCAGCGGCGGCCAGCAGCAGCGAATCTGTATTGCCCGCGCGCTGGCCAACAAACCTTCCATCCTGTTTGCTGACGAGCCGACCGGTAACCTGGACGGGAAAACCGGACGGGAAGTGCTGACCCTGATGCGCACGATCAGCAACGAGCTGGGGATTACGATGATCCTGGTGACGCATGACCTGGGCGTTGCCGAACAGGCAGACCGGATTATCCGCCTCGAGGATGGCAAAATCGCCGAAGACAGCGGAGAAGGTGCGCATCCGATCACTTCTGACGGCGGAGATTATACCGGACGCAAGTCCTCTGACGGTACCCGAAGGGGGTCCGTCGGATGA
- a CDS encoding GntP family permease, whose product MTGLPLIIVFIVAIVLMILLISKLKVHPFLAIMGISLLLAIVAGIPLNDVKNADGIVEKIGIPNVIGEGFASTFKSIGIVIILGAFIGSVLEKTGAALKLADMVIKLVGEKHPQLAIELMGWVVSIPVFCDSGFVILNPIRKALVKRTGVSSVAMTVCLSCGLYISHVFIPPTPGPIAAAQTLGVGESLLLVIGIGILCSICPLIAGYFYAKFIGKKIKSADETGDSSEVVKSYEELKAEFGKLPGGINALAPLLVPILLMALSSISSMAGWTGPIAGLLTFLGTPVMALAVGTVLAVIQIFTAGKGKDFYNITNETLKTVGPILFVTAAGGVLGKVISSSDMVNFIKANATTFQTIGIFFPFLLSAILKSAQGSSTVAITTTAGIVAPLLPVLGFATPVEIALVVMAIGAGAMTVSHANDSYFWVVTNFGEMQPEEGYKTQTAMTLVIGIAAIIEIFILSLIF is encoded by the coding sequence ATGACCGGTCTTCCGCTTATCATCGTGTTCATTGTCGCGATCGTTCTGATGATCCTTCTCATCTCCAAGCTGAAGGTTCATCCGTTCCTGGCGATCATGGGCATTTCGCTGCTGCTTGCCATTGTCGCCGGTATTCCGTTGAATGACGTTAAGAATGCCGATGGTATCGTGGAAAAGATAGGCATTCCCAATGTAATCGGTGAAGGCTTCGCTTCAACGTTCAAATCCATCGGTATTGTCATCATCCTCGGTGCCTTCATCGGTTCGGTGCTGGAAAAAACCGGCGCCGCCCTGAAGCTGGCAGACATGGTGATCAAGCTGGTGGGTGAAAAACACCCGCAGCTGGCCATCGAGCTGATGGGCTGGGTCGTTTCCATCCCCGTCTTCTGCGACAGCGGCTTCGTTATCCTGAACCCGATCCGCAAAGCCCTGGTCAAACGTACCGGCGTCTCCTCCGTGGCGATGACGGTCTGCCTCTCCTGCGGCCTGTATATCTCCCATGTGTTCATCCCGCCGACCCCCGGCCCCATCGCTGCGGCCCAGACCCTCGGCGTCGGTGAATCCCTGCTGCTGGTCATCGGCATCGGTATCCTCTGCTCTATCTGCCCGCTGATTGCCGGCTACTTCTACGCCAAGTTCATCGGCAAAAAGATCAAGAGCGCAGACGAAACCGGAGACAGCAGTGAAGTCGTCAAGTCCTATGAGGAACTCAAAGCAGAATTCGGCAAGCTGCCCGGCGGCATCAACGCCCTGGCTCCCCTGCTGGTTCCGATCCTGCTGATGGCCCTGTCCTCCATCTCCTCCATGGCTGGCTGGACCGGCCCCATTGCTGGTCTGCTGACTTTCCTGGGCACGCCCGTCATGGCTCTGGCCGTCGGCACCGTACTGGCTGTCATCCAGATCTTCACAGCCGGCAAGGGTAAAGACTTCTATAATATTACCAATGAAACCCTGAAGACTGTGGGACCGATCCTGTTCGTCACCGCGGCCGGCGGCGTTCTGGGCAAGGTGATTTCCTCCTCCGACATGGTCAATTTCATCAAGGCAAATGCCACCACCTTCCAGACCATCGGCATCTTCTTCCCCTTCCTGCTCTCCGCTATCCTCAAGAGCGCGCAGGGTTCCTCCACCGTTGCCATCACAACCACCGCGGGCATTGTGGCGCCGCTGCTGCCTGTGCTGGGGTTCGCCACTCCCGTGGAGATCGCCCTGGTGGTTATGGCCATCGGCGCAGGCGCCATGACCGTCTCCCATGCCAACGACAGCTACTTCTGGGTGGTTACCAACTTCGGTGAAATGCAGCCGGAAGAGGGGTATAAGACCCAGACAGCCATGACCCTGGTCATCGGCATTGCCGCCATCATTGAAATCTTCATCCTCAGCCTGATCTTCTGA
- a CDS encoding GNAT family N-acetyltransferase, with protein MTYKEILAAAMRQSAIDCSCGEEDFRGVTHVFVENKASEQASKFLKSPNTCRLVSYGSNVVASCRKDLIPEVEAFVNGQEKFHRCFEPMAIYELNKILQKAGARVAWMHSFYLPDPDAVFSAELTCPYEMREMHPEDFTDLYVPEWSNALSSPAKKHLDMLGYGAYDRDKLIGLAGCSDDCVEMWQIGIDVLPEYRRKGVASALTNRLARAIFEHGKIPLYAAAWSNVRSIRNGMKSGFRPAWAALEAEKIMNN; from the coding sequence ATGACGTACAAGGAGATCCTGGCGGCTGCGATGCGGCAGTCTGCCATTGACTGTTCCTGCGGGGAAGAGGACTTCCGCGGGGTTACCCATGTATTCGTTGAAAACAAGGCATCGGAACAGGCAAGCAAGTTCCTGAAAAGCCCCAATACCTGCAGGCTGGTCTCCTACGGCTCCAACGTCGTGGCCTCCTGCCGGAAGGACCTGATCCCGGAAGTGGAAGCGTTTGTGAACGGACAGGAAAAGTTTCACCGGTGCTTTGAGCCGATGGCCATCTATGAGCTGAACAAAATCCTGCAGAAGGCAGGCGCCCGGGTGGCCTGGATGCACAGCTTCTACCTGCCGGACCCGGACGCGGTTTTCAGTGCGGAACTGACCTGTCCCTATGAGATGCGGGAAATGCATCCGGAGGATTTCACGGATTTGTATGTGCCGGAATGGAGTAACGCGCTGAGCAGTCCGGCGAAGAAGCACCTGGACATGCTGGGTTACGGCGCTTATGACAGGGACAAGCTGATCGGCCTGGCGGGATGTTCCGATGACTGCGTGGAGATGTGGCAGATCGGGATTGACGTGCTGCCGGAATACCGGCGCAAAGGCGTGGCATCCGCGCTGACCAACAGGCTGGCACGGGCGATCTTTGAACATGGGAAAATCCCGCTGTATGCTGCGGCCTGGTCCAACGTGCGGTCTATCCGGAACGGGATGAAGAGCGGCTTCAGGCCGGCATGGGCAGCGCTCGAGGCCGAGAAAATAATGAATAATTAA
- a CDS encoding ABC transporter permease: MENTIDRKKAARSAFIRSSAFQRLIIIAVLILLYGFFYIASPSFRKYTTLVQICSNMYYTLLMAIGVTFPLITGGNDLSMGTGLICYSLIGSYLMRICGWPLWAAIIITILMGVTMGAVNGFGVAKLNVPPFIMTLASMMFCRGIGSILTGGFSGTWPDGMEPGAGFRSVFRLVVKTDTGRMPVPLGMVWMILLVIIMSLVLNKTRVGRYTIAIGSNKEALKLSGVNVLRWHIFAYMICGLFTGLAAVTYAATFSNITPGQGAGFELNAIGAAIIGGTAMTGGSGSVFGTFLGVLLISLLQVGLPFVGLNADWQLLITGCILMGAVTIDKMRNGK; the protein is encoded by the coding sequence ATGGAAAACACCATTGACCGGAAAAAAGCAGCCCGCTCGGCATTCATCCGTTCCAGCGCCTTCCAGCGCCTGATCATCATCGCGGTTCTGATCCTGCTGTACGGCTTCTTCTACATCGCCAGTCCTTCCTTCCGGAAGTACACGACTCTTGTGCAGATCTGCAGCAACATGTATTACACGCTGCTCATGGCCATCGGCGTCACCTTCCCGCTGATCACCGGCGGTAATGACCTGAGCATGGGTACCGGCTTGATCTGCTATTCACTGATCGGTTCCTACCTGATGCGCATCTGCGGCTGGCCCCTGTGGGCGGCGATTATCATCACGATTCTCATGGGCGTCACCATGGGCGCGGTAAACGGCTTCGGCGTAGCCAAGCTGAATGTCCCGCCCTTTATCATGACCCTGGCCAGCATGATGTTCTGCCGCGGCATCGGCTCCATCCTTACCGGCGGCTTCTCCGGCACCTGGCCGGACGGCATGGAACCCGGTGCCGGATTCCGGAGCGTTTTCCGGCTCGTGGTCAAAACAGATACCGGGCGGATGCCCGTTCCCCTGGGAATGGTCTGGATGATCCTGCTGGTCATCATCATGTCCCTCGTGCTCAACAAGACCCGCGTCGGACGCTACACCATCGCCATCGGTTCCAACAAGGAAGCCCTGAAGCTTTCCGGGGTGAACGTGCTGAGATGGCACATCTTCGCCTATATGATCTGCGGCCTGTTCACCGGCCTGGCAGCCGTGACCTACGCCGCCACCTTCTCCAATATCACGCCCGGCCAGGGCGCCGGCTTTGAGCTGAACGCCATCGGCGCCGCCATCATCGGCGGCACGGCTATGACCGGCGGTTCCGGCTCTGTCTTCGGAACCTTCCTGGGCGTGCTCCTGATCTCCCTGCTGCAGGTCGGTCTCCCCTTCGTCGGGCTGAACGCCGACTGGCAGCTGCTCATCACGGGCTGTATCCTGATGGGCGCCGTAACCATCGATAAGATGCGCAACGGCAAATGA
- a CDS encoding sugar ABC transporter ATP-binding protein: protein MGEVILTMKGIDKYFPGVHALDHVDFEVRRGEVHALMGENGAGKSTLMKVLTGIYTKDAGSITFEGKEVEFHNPREAQQAGIVIVHQELNMMGHLTVAQNIFIGREPKRGLFINDKAMNEEARKLFAQLNIEIDPKETMSSLTVAKQQMCEIAKAISHDAKVIIFDEPTAALTDAEIDQLFVIIRDLRARGYGIVYISHRMDEIKKITDRVSVMRDGQYIGTLITEECTKEDIIDMMVGRVIYEEPKTESRCAADAPVVLKVEHLNAGRMVQDVSFELHRGEILGFAGLVGAGRTETARALFGADPKQSGDIWINGEKVSITSPKEAVEAGLSYLSEDRKRFGVVLKKNITENSTLATLKKYTKGIFIDKAAEEAVTQKYVDALKTKTPGIDQLVENLSGGNQQKVVIAKWLVNDSQIMIFDEPTRGIDVGAKQEIYELMNQLAASGKAIIMISSELAEILRMSDRIIVMCEGRKTGEFDIAEATQEKIMAAATRDIDMQNRKARQEGEAV, encoded by the coding sequence ATGGGAGAAGTGATCCTGACAATGAAAGGGATCGACAAATACTTCCCCGGCGTTCACGCCCTGGATCATGTCGATTTTGAAGTCCGTCGCGGGGAAGTCCATGCCCTCATGGGTGAAAACGGCGCCGGCAAGTCCACCCTGATGAAAGTGCTCACCGGAATCTATACCAAAGATGCCGGTTCCATCACCTTCGAGGGAAAGGAAGTCGAATTCCATAATCCCCGGGAGGCGCAGCAGGCCGGGATCGTCATCGTTCACCAGGAGCTGAACATGATGGGCCACCTGACCGTCGCCCAGAATATCTTCATCGGCCGGGAGCCGAAGCGCGGCCTGTTCATCAATGATAAAGCCATGAATGAAGAAGCCCGCAAGCTTTTCGCCCAGCTGAATATCGAGATCGATCCCAAAGAGACCATGAGCAGCCTGACCGTGGCAAAGCAGCAGATGTGCGAAATCGCCAAGGCTATTTCCCATGACGCGAAGGTCATCATTTTTGACGAGCCTACCGCGGCGCTGACCGACGCGGAGATCGATCAGCTCTTTGTCATCATCCGGGACCTGCGGGCCCGCGGATACGGTATTGTCTATATTTCCCACCGCATGGATGAGATCAAGAAGATCACGGACCGGGTCTCCGTCATGCGGGACGGCCAGTATATCGGCACCCTGATCACCGAGGAGTGCACCAAGGAAGACATCATCGACATGATGGTCGGCCGCGTCATCTATGAAGAGCCCAAGACCGAGAGCCGCTGCGCTGCGGATGCGCCGGTGGTCCTGAAGGTGGAACACCTCAACGCCGGGCGGATGGTTCAGGACGTCAGTTTTGAACTGCACCGGGGTGAAATCCTTGGCTTTGCGGGCCTGGTCGGCGCCGGCCGGACCGAGACCGCCCGCGCCCTGTTCGGAGCCGATCCCAAGCAGAGCGGCGACATCTGGATCAACGGAGAGAAAGTGTCCATCACCTCTCCGAAAGAGGCAGTAGAAGCAGGGCTTAGTTATTTATCCGAAGATCGGAAACGTTTCGGTGTCGTTCTGAAGAAGAACATCACGGAGAATTCCACCCTGGCCACCCTGAAGAAATACACCAAAGGAATCTTCATTGACAAGGCCGCGGAAGAGGCCGTTACACAGAAATATGTGGACGCGCTGAAGACAAAGACCCCCGGCATCGACCAGCTGGTTGAAAACCTCTCCGGCGGCAACCAGCAGAAGGTGGTTATCGCGAAATGGCTGGTCAACGATTCCCAGATCATGATCTTTGACGAGCCGACCCGCGGCATCGACGTCGGCGCCAAGCAGGAAATCTACGAACTCATGAATCAGCTGGCTGCCTCCGGCAAAGCCATCATCATGATCTCTTCGGAGCTGGCAGAAATCCTGCGCATGTCCGACCGGATCATCGTCATGTGCGAAGGCCGGAAAACCGGTGAGTTTGATATTGCGGAGGCCACCCAGGAAAAGATCATGGCCGCCGCCACCCGGGATATTGATATGCAGAACCGGAAAGCCCGGCAGGAGGGAGAAGCGGTATGA
- a CDS encoding ABC transporter permease has protein sequence MLERFKSLRLVRIMGFNRVVLIGVIILLCLIFQVLSGVLNHGNVFLTYARFTSAINYGYFIGFLALGVTFVIATGGIDFSVGPVMFAAALISGYCFNNYGFPMWVSLIMCPLIGMVFGTVGGFFVSYLHLPSFITSLALMQIAKGIGSIFTKTQNVSWPGSTDPGGWYRKLSNLEVTVGGSKLNIPTGLIILIIVAIICSIVLNKTKAGRYMICLGANREAVRLSGVDTRRWEMLAYVICGTLAGLAAIFYVGCYTTVQPVKGDTFNNEAIAACVMGGTSMAGGLASILGTVIGSFIIAIMQEGILSMGFNIAFQYSLTALILLGAVIADVMSRRRRN, from the coding sequence ATGCTTGAACGGTTCAAATCCCTCAGGCTGGTCAGGATTATGGGCTTCAACCGGGTCGTCCTGATCGGTGTCATCATCCTGCTGTGCCTGATCTTCCAGGTACTCAGCGGTGTGCTGAATCACGGCAACGTCTTCCTGACCTATGCCCGGTTCACCAGCGCCATCAACTACGGATACTTCATCGGTTTCCTGGCCCTGGGCGTCACCTTCGTTATCGCCACGGGCGGTATCGACTTCTCCGTCGGTCCGGTCATGTTCGCGGCGGCGCTGATCTCAGGCTACTGTTTCAATAACTATGGATTCCCCATGTGGGTTTCCCTGATCATGTGCCCCCTCATCGGTATGGTCTTCGGTACGGTCGGCGGCTTCTTCGTCTCCTACCTGCACCTGCCATCCTTCATCACCTCCCTGGCGCTGATGCAGATCGCCAAGGGCATCGGTTCCATCTTCACCAAGACCCAGAATGTATCCTGGCCCGGCAGTACCGATCCGGGCGGCTGGTACCGGAAGCTCTCCAACCTGGAGGTCACCGTAGGCGGCAGCAAGCTGAACATCCCTACCGGCCTGATCATCCTGATCATCGTGGCGATCATCTGCTCCATCGTGCTGAACAAGACCAAGGCCGGCCGTTACATGATCTGCCTGGGTGCCAACCGGGAGGCTGTCCGCCTCTCCGGCGTGGATACGCGCCGCTGGGAGATGCTGGCCTATGTAATCTGCGGTACCCTCGCCGGACTGGCCGCCATCTTCTATGTCGGATGCTACACCACGGTCCAGCCGGTCAAAGGCGACACCTTCAACAATGAAGCCATTGCGGCCTGCGTCATGGGCGGCACTTCCATGGCCGGCGGCCTCGCCTCCATCCTCGGCACCGTGATCGGCTCCTTCATCATCGCCATCATGCAGGAAGGCATCCTGTCCATGGGCTTCAACATTGCCTTCCAGTATTCTCTGACTGCTCTGATCCTTCTCGGCGCGGTAATCGCTGACGTGATGAGCCGCCGCCGCAGGAACTGA
- a CDS encoding glycerate kinase, which translates to MNRQLREHADQIVREAIAAVQPDAAVQRALKSMEFSGRVLLVAAGKAAWQMAKAASDCLGDRIENGVVVTKYDHVMGPIANFTCFEAGHPVPDENSFRGTQAALDLVADLTEKDTVLFLLSGGGSALFEKPLVPAEELQDITGQLLACGADIVEINTIRKRLSQVKGGRFAQLCWPGKVEAVVLSDILGDPLDMIASGPACPDSATAEDAQRIRQKYNLRMSDAAERLLTIETPKTLDNVHTQINGSVRELCAAAAVTCRNLGYEPVLLTDQLCCQAREAGSFLASILKTHAGDPKAMAFIAGGETVVKLTGHGKGGRNQEIALSAAAGIAGLERAAVFSVGSDGTDGPTDAAGGYADGDTCAELLAHGLSIDAVLQDNDAYHALEKTGGLIITGPTGTNVNDVAVALLD; encoded by the coding sequence TTGAACCGACAATTGCGTGAACACGCGGATCAGATCGTCCGCGAAGCCATTGCGGCCGTACAGCCGGACGCGGCGGTACAGCGTGCCCTGAAAAGCATGGAGTTTTCCGGCCGGGTGCTGCTGGTCGCCGCCGGCAAAGCTGCCTGGCAGATGGCAAAAGCCGCATCCGACTGTCTTGGTGACCGGATTGAAAACGGCGTGGTGGTCACCAAATACGATCATGTCATGGGTCCCATCGCAAACTTCACCTGCTTTGAAGCAGGGCACCCGGTGCCGGATGAAAACTCCTTCCGGGGCACCCAGGCTGCCCTGGATCTCGTGGCGGACCTGACGGAAAAGGATACCGTCCTCTTCCTGCTCTCCGGCGGCGGCAGCGCGCTGTTTGAAAAGCCCCTGGTCCCCGCGGAGGAGCTGCAGGATATCACCGGCCAGCTGCTGGCCTGCGGCGCGGATATTGTGGAGATCAACACCATCCGCAAACGCCTGTCCCAGGTCAAGGGCGGCCGTTTTGCCCAGCTCTGCTGGCCCGGCAAGGTGGAAGCCGTCGTCCTCTCGGATATTCTCGGGGATCCGCTGGACATGATTGCCTCCGGCCCTGCCTGTCCCGATTCCGCCACTGCCGAGGACGCCCAGCGTATCCGGCAGAAGTATAACCTGCGGATGTCGGACGCCGCGGAGCGCCTCCTGACCATCGAAACACCCAAGACACTGGATAACGTGCATACCCAGATCAACGGAAGTGTGCGGGAGCTGTGCGCGGCCGCCGCAGTCACCTGCCGGAACCTGGGCTATGAACCCGTCCTCCTGACCGATCAGCTTTGCTGCCAGGCCCGGGAAGCCGGGAGCTTCCTCGCTTCCATCCTGAAAACCCATGCCGGGGATCCCAAGGCAATGGCCTTCATTGCCGGCGGCGAGACAGTCGTAAAGCTCACCGGCCATGGTAAAGGCGGACGGAATCAGGAGATTGCCCTTTCCGCGGCGGCAGGCATTGCCGGGCTGGAGCGGGCAGCTGTCTTCTCTGTCGGCAGCGACGGTACCGATGGTCCCACGGATGCCGCCGGCGGCTATGCGGACGGCGATACCTGTGCGGAACTGCTGGCCCATGGCCTGTCCATTGATGCAGTATTGCAGGACAATGACGCCTATCACGCCCTGGAGAAAACCGGCGGCCTGATCATCACCGGCCCCACCGGTACCAACGTCAACGATGTGGCTGTCGCCCTCCTGGACTGA